From Halorubrum sp. PV6:
CGTACGAAACACTTCACAGAGATATGTGAGTCGTGAACCGGTGTAGATTGGCTTCTCTGTGAACTGAATGAAATCAGCATCCGGAAGGCCAGTGAGCCCCGTAACGAGCGTATCTTCGTCTAGATAGAGGAGATATTCCTTATTACCATCGACGTTTCTTCGTGCCCACTCGACAGCTCGACCTTTGTTAGTCGCGTTACAATCAAATTCATCGGGAACAATATGGACTTGAGCACCATCGATACTGATGTCTGCTTCGGCGATAACACGCACATCTGCGATATCATCGGGGAGTGCGTTGACGGTCTGTTGGACGACAGACTCAGCATCAATCGTCAGTATGCGAACTTGGATATCATCAAGTCCCCAAACTTCCTCACTATTCTGCCCCCATCCACGTGAAAGCACAGTCACTTCAACGACCCACCACAGCGACGAGAGACCGTAGACGAGCAGTGCTGCCCACAAGAACACGGCTAACAGCCCCTGTAGCGATACTAAATCGGTCACATTACGTGATTACGGCAGAATCTATTAAACGCGTGGTAATTACTCCGTTACTATCCTGTAATGGACTGCTACTGCCGTAGGCTAGTTCACCCAGCCAGTTTATGACCGATTCGCGCTGTGTATCCAGCATAGCCGCTCCAAACTATCAGTTTCTGGGAATTATAACAGAGCCGCCGTGATAGACGCGGACTGTGCTGAGTACTCTAGAGGTATTGATAAAGAGCAAGGCAGCTGATCACCGGCCGAGATCGGGTGGTTATAGTAACTGCTCAATACCGTCGTAACTCCTTATGTAACTCTTGCTTTCCGATGTTATACATATGTTACATAAGGTCTTGATATCGGATCTCGTGTGAACGAAACCGAAAAACGCCCGTTGCGGGTTTGTCGTGCTACCGAGTGGGCGTAATTAGCGCATTGACATCCTCCTCCGCGTAAACGCGGAGGAATCCTGAGCGTTGGAGATTTCAGGTTTGCAGTTCCACCGAACCCCAGCACGGTGAGAATCCGTACGGGGTTCACGGACTGTGGCGGGTGGGACTGCTGGGAGTGCCAAGCCCCCGGTACTCCTATCCTCCATCGTGTTCGGACTCCCAGAGTTGTTTGTGCCTCGGGGAGTCCGGCAGATGTCGACGGACTTGGAGTTACTTTCTGTGGTGCGTACGGCAGTCGGGCACTGCATCGGTTCATTGTAGGAACCGACCGTTCACCCGACTGGTTCCGATTACTGTCTCATTGCTTGGGGCGGACAGGCCGCCATCGTAGGACTGATCGGAATCGCTCTATTTCCGGTCTGATTCCTGTCTGTATGTAGGGCTGCCTGTCACTTTAAGCCACGGATTGTCAAATCTCTGATCGGCTATCACTACGTGGACAGGCGCAGAATTGTCGGATTCATTCTCCTTGATGCTCTATAACTACTTGTGTTGCTTCATTCGCCGCTAACATTGCGGCAGTCTTTTGAACGACTGGCCGTCCGACTTTGTTCTCTGGATTCTGTTGTTTGACCTGAATAGCAATTCGCTCGCTCTCGCTTCGTGCAATGACATCAATACCTCTATCGCTTCCTGATCTCGTAACTTGGGCAGAGTATCCTTCAGCTCGAAAATAATCGGCGACGAGTTTCTCAAAGTTACGCCAGTCATATTCAAATAAACCGTCCCACTCCTATCGCGAGTTCGCTACTTTTCGATGAGAGCTGCTTATCGACCGTACAGGATGAAGATATGGGCCCAATGAAGCGAGACGCTGACGCCGGCGCATCTCGCAGTTGCTCCGAACACTAGCTGGACATCACGCTCGTCGTCACAGGCGAAGGTGACCGCAACTCGGCCCGTCCCTCCTCGATCCGCTTGCGAGCGTCGGATCCATCGAGGATTACCCCCCAAGTTGTCGCCTGCGATCGAGATGCCAAAATCAAAGCTAGAGATGGGTCAGCGAATCGGTTCCGGTACCCGACGACCTCGGTAGAGTCACTATCGCGGAGGGCGTCGGTGATCAGCTCGTAGCTGAGGTATGCGATGTCATCGTCCGGCTTGTAGCCGACGATGTCGACGTGGACAGCGCAAACCTCCCGTCCAGCGGCCCGGTCTACATGGAAGCATTCACCGACCAGAGTCAGACGACGTTCTCACAGGTTAAGAGCGAATCTCAGGCCAACGGTGGGGTCGACCTCGGTATTGGCCTCTGAGGTGGACAGCCGTCACCCCCGACATGGGGGTGGCTGAATCTGCGCGAGGCGCTCTACCTCTCGCAATAAATTTGACGTGAATTGTAGTAGACGGCGAAGGCTTCGAGCTAGTCTTGGGCTGTATTGACCGCTCAGAGTGATCGGTCGATATTGTGACTGAGACAGGCGATGGTGAGTTCACGGAACTGCTTCTACCAGCGTCGTGACCGGACGAACGCACCGTATTTCCGCTTGAGCGTTGAGTTGACCGTCTCTGATTGACTCCGCTGGCCGTAGAGATCAGCGTCTAAGCGCGTGTTCCACGCCTTGTGGAGTGACGTGAATTCACGATGCTTAATCAGTGGACGAACCTCGTGTTGCCGGGCAAGTCGCCTGATCTTCTGGTCGTCGTATCCCTTGTCACCGAGCAGAATATCAATATCCTCGGGGTTGCGCTTGATCAACGGTGGAGCGATCTGGCTGTCGTGTTTCCGAGTCGTCGTCACGTGGAGATTGAGGATTGCGTTCACCTTCGCATCGACCAGCAATGTCACTTTGAGCTGCTGAATCGTAAGTTCAGCGCGTTTTGTGTAGTGTTTCGAAGCGTGGGTGCGGTCAAACCCTGACGCATCAACTCCGACAACGCCGCTCGTCGGAAGTAGCGTCGTTGAGAGAGTCAATATGATACGCCATACAGCCATATCAAGACGATTGAACGCCTTACAGAGCGTTGATGCCGTAGGGAGTTCAGCTAATCCAAGAACACGACGGATGCGTGGCATCTCGATCAGTTCGTCAAGCAGGCCACGGTAGGTCGTGTTCTTCCGAACCTTGAGACACAGCAGAACGACGTGCTGCGGAAGTGTATAGCGGTGTTTGGAGAATTTCGAGGAGTATCGAGAAACGGCTTGACGGGCCAGATGGATCGCCTTCTCAGTAAACCGGAGGATCTTCGACTTCGGGAGGGCCTTCATCTCGTGGAATCACAAGACGAACATGTAAATCTCTGAGTATTTCAACAGAGCCGTCCACGGGTATCTGCGGTACGTGGTGCTGAAACTGATCAAAAGGGGACCGTCCGATCCGGACAGTACACTCCCGCGACTCGACGACGCTGTTGTCGCTTCCAGACCGGCAGACGATCCGAGATCGAGTATTCGCAGCCATCGGTCGATGACGAGTTGATCACCACTCGACGGTCGAGCACTTCTTCCGTTCAGTCAAACCGCCTGTGCGCTCTCGCCGCACGATCTGAACGCTGTTAACATCCGTTGACGCCAACCTATTGTATGGTACAAATTGACAGACGAGCCCTCCTCGGCGCCCTCGGGGTCGGAATATCGTCGGTTTCGGGGTGTCTTGGATCCCCTGACGCCGGCGCCGGATCAGGTCCGATTACCGACAGTTCTGACGGATCGACCGGTTCGGCTGTCGATGGGCCGCCGACGGTTGAGCGGTCGCTCCCGGCGGCGTACACAGCCGAGAAACTCGAAGCGGCGAGCCGATCCGGCGGGCCGCCCCCCGACGGTATTCCCGCGATCGAGGACCCGCAGTTCGCCGAGGCGACGGATCCGCCGGCGTTGCTCGACGACGGCGATCCGGTGTTCGGCGTCGTCCTCGACGGTGAAGCGAAGGCGTACCCGCAGTCGATTCTCGTCTGGCACGAAATCGTCAACGACATCGTCGGCGGAACGCCAGTGTCCGTGACGTACTGTCCGCTTACCGGCACTGCACAGGGTTTCCACCGTGGCGAGACAACGTTTGGAGTCTCGGGGCAGCTGATCAACGCGAACCTCGTCATGTTCGACCGAGCGACCGAGCGCTGGTGGCCGCAGATGCTCGCAACGCGGATCACCGGCGACGACCCCGGAGAGTACCTGAAGGAGTTCCGGGTCGTCTGGACGACGTGGGAACGGTGGCGCTCGGCTCATCCCGAGACGGTCGTGCTCACCGAGGACACCGGATTCGCCCGGAACTACGGCAGCGATCCGTACGGCGGGTACAACCCCCGAAACGGGTACTACGCTGGCGACGCCTTTCTGTTTCCACCGCTTACGGAGGACAACCGGCTCGCCCCGAAAACCGTCGTGATCGGGATGCGGTCGGCGAACGGCGCCGTCGCCGTCCGCAAGGAGACGCTCCGTGAAGAGCGGATTATCGAGTTCGATCTCGGTGGCGTCCGTCACGCGGCCGTCTACGACGAATCGCTCGACACCGGATACGTGTACAAAAGCGGAGATGGCACCGAGATCGACGGGACGGATAGTGCCGACCTCGAAACCGCGACGCTCTCGTGGGCGGACGGGGACGTCGACGTCGACGGCGCCGTTCACGCTCCCGACTCGCTGCCGTTCGAGCGGGAGATTGTCTTCGATGCCATGTGGTTCGCTTGGTACGGCTACTACCCGATGACCGATCTTCACCGATGAGCGCTCGCAGCACACGTGCGACGTTTTACGATGTCCTCGGAAACATCGACGGGGCGGTGCGACTGGCCATCGGTCGCCGCGATAGCGCGGCGGTCGTCGCCGCCGTGACAATCGGCTACTTACTAGCGTATCTCTGGGCGACAGGCGATCTGTCCCTTCGCACAGGGGTCGCCCCCGGCGTCCTCGTGATCGACGACCCGCTTGGTCGCCTGTTCGCCCGGACCGGCCCGGCGTCGTTCGGCGCGATCGCCACGGTCGACACCGGCGTCGTCCGGCTGCTTTTCTCGCCGATCAACGTCGTGATCGGCGGCGTCGTCGCTGGCCTCGTCGGTATCAACCTCGGGATGACGTATCTGGCGGTTCGACGGCCCAAAGCATGCGGGATCGGAGCCGGATCAGGCCTGCTTGCGTCCGTTCCTGCCCTCCTCTCCGGGACGGTCTGTTGCGGCCCGGTCGTGCTGCTCGCGCTCGGCGTCCAAGCGACGGCCGTCGTCCTGACGGCGTTCGTCTGGCTATTACCGATCGGGGTTGCGCTGCTCCTCGCCAGCCTCGCATACGTCGCAATGAAGATCGATCCGGGACGGCCGATCGAATCTTGATCACCGATCGGAGCCGGGACGAGCGAGCGATTCACTCCGGCTCCGTCGCCACGAGCGCTATCCGGTAACTGCTCCTGTGGCGGCGAGACCCCACCCGATGGTCGATCCCGCGGCGACGAGCACCATCGTCACCACGGCCGGGAGCGGCTTTTCGCGTCTCGTGAACCGGTAGTAGCCAGGGATGAACCCAACCATCGGCAGTACGGTCCCGACGAGCGGCTCGCGTTCTGGCTCAACGTCTACAACGCCGCGACGGGGCCCGCCCTGCTCGCGGCTCCTGAGCGTTTCGAGGACCGTCGTCGGTTCTTCGGCGACTCGATCGTCGCCGTCGCCGGGACTGACCTGAGTCTCGATCAGATAGAACACGGGATTCTCCGGGGGTCACAGTGGAAGTACGGGCTCGGCTACGTCGCAAATCCCTTCCCCTCGGCGTTCGTCCGGCGCCACCGCGTCGCCGAGCCCGACGCGCGCGTTCACTTCGCACTCAACTGCGGTGCCGCCTCCTGTCCCGCGGTCGCGGCCTACGACGCCGCCGACGTGGACGACCAGCTCGACCGGTCCGCTGCCTCCTACCTACAGAGCGAAACCGTCGTTGACGACGGGACCGCCCGGATCCCTCGCCTCCTCTTGTGGTACCGCGGCGATTTCGGCGGACGGTCGGGCATCCATGCGCTCCTCCGCAAGTACGACGCGATCGACCCCGACTCGATCTTGCGGCTCCGCTACCGCGAGTACGACTGGTCGCTCGCGCTCGACGCGTTCCGAACCGAGGAAGAGAGCCGATGAACGACGACGGCCTGTTGGGATCGTTGTCGGTTGTCGGACTGTTGAGCCTCTGTTGTATCGACGGCGGTGGCGCGTCCGTAACCGTCGTCACCACAGGTGCGTCGAGCGCTCGCGGCGCGGTGACTCTCGATACTGTATTAGTAGGGGCGCTTCGCCGACGCGTCGGCAATCGTCTGAAACTGCGTCGGGTCTTGAAGAAATTCCTCACCCATGTCGGCGATCGCCGACTGGTCGATGTATTCCACGCCGTCGCCGTACACCGCTAGCACAGGCTCGTCTTTGAACTCGCCGATCGGGCGAGACGTGGCGCACTCTATCCCGACGTACGTTCCTCCCGGGAGGGTAGGTGCGTCGGCGTACGCCTCTGGGAGGTCACCTCTGTGAACGCCCGCCAGCATGTGGCCGGGAAGGA
This genomic window contains:
- a CDS encoding IS5 family transposase, whose product is MKALPKSKILRFTEKAIHLARQAVSRYSSKFSKHRYTLPQHVVLLCLKVRKNTTYRGLLDELIEMPRIRRVLGLAELPTASTLCKAFNRLDMAVWRIILTLSTTLLPTSGVVGVDASGFDRTHASKHYTKRAELTIQQLKVTLLVDAKVNAILNLHVTTTRKHDSQIAPPLIKRNPEDIDILLGDKGYDDQKIRRLARQHEVRPLIKHREFTSLHKAWNTRLDADLYGQRSQSETVNSTLKRKYGAFVRSRRW
- a CDS encoding DUF3179 domain-containing protein; protein product: MVQIDRRALLGALGVGISSVSGCLGSPDAGAGSGPITDSSDGSTGSAVDGPPTVERSLPAAYTAEKLEAASRSGGPPPDGIPAIEDPQFAEATDPPALLDDGDPVFGVVLDGEAKAYPQSILVWHEIVNDIVGGTPVSVTYCPLTGTAQGFHRGETTFGVSGQLINANLVMFDRATERWWPQMLATRITGDDPGEYLKEFRVVWTTWERWRSAHPETVVLTEDTGFARNYGSDPYGGYNPRNGYYAGDAFLFPPLTEDNRLAPKTVVIGMRSANGAVAVRKETLREERIIEFDLGGVRHAAVYDESLDTGYVYKSGDGTEIDGTDSADLETATLSWADGDVDVDGAVHAPDSLPFEREIVFDAMWFAWYGYYPMTDLHR